The genomic interval TGGCGTCTGTTTCAGTAGTGCTACTGATAGCTGCATCATTTTGGCTTGATTAGGATGGATTGAACTGGAAATGAATGTTTTAGCACAGGAACTGAAGCATGTTCGGTCCATtgcatataattatttagcaTTGGGAATTGCACGGGGATTCttgtaagaaaattttgatggCTTTGGGTTGTTCATGTAATTATATTTCTGGTGGATGAATGAAATGCTGGCATGCATTTGTCTTTGATTTGGTACTTAATTCCAAGTAAAAGGTTACTAGCGTACATTCTTTTTTACTGGTTTTACCTAAGAAAACTTTACTGCTAACTGGGGACAAAATGTCTACatgaatatattatttcacTAACAGCCAAAGGACAGTTGCGTgtcattttaaatttatccgaaaatatcaatttttaaattttattcaaaaatatcaattttcaaatctgttgtcttaatttcaaatgttattcgaaaatatcaattttcaattctatggttcgggtcatttggcatgtagtgGTATAAAAGGAACGTaagcaaaatattattatttaacgGAGTTGATGGAAAAGTTAACGGCAGTAGCatatgaggaaaaaaattaagtaaatgGTACATAGAGAAGTTCGATTTTTTGCATGGTACAGAAGAAACATGGTATAATTTCAATGGCATACAAAGGAATTGTCTCGATGCAAAATGCCTCCGCCGATGCCGTTTCCAATAAGCCAACATTATAGACTAACTTGTTTTCTTATAGCtcaatttctctcttttgcCTATacttatagataaaatttaaattttatacttaaatttagagttaaagttgaacttttttcatcataatttattttctagcattttttttatatcgctaagaatacttaCTTActtacatacacacacacatatatatatatatatatatatatatatatatataagttttattcataaattattttcatttgtaaatacatCATTTTAAATAGGAGCAGCTGAAGAGGAATGAAAATAGAACTGCAATAGAAAATTTGGCGCAGCTTTGCTGCGCTCTTATGGTGTTTGGCATGTGCttgtttatagttttatagtttTAGTGAATATTTGAGGTAGACCAATCATTTACTATTTTGATTTAGAATTGCATAAAAGACATTACTCTctcgtttatgtttatgtttatcttTACCCAAAAATAGATACTAtggaataaattataaatagaccGGTAGGATCTCAGTCAAATAAATGGACTATAATACACCACATAGCAGCATAAAACCGGATAGCAGCATAAAACCGGATATAAGGAGTTTTATAGTATGAATTAAACTCCTTATTAAGTGCATTACTAATGCCAAGTTATTTTCTTCATATattcttaatatttttctcagcTTTTGCACGCACAATTTCCAAACCGTTAAACGAtgcctttttaaaaaaagttttctgatctttctaaaatatatttttaactttgtagtagttaattccattgtttatattattaaatagctattaagaaattatatattttttctttcaccttCAGCTAAGTGATGTTTTGCATTTCCGAAGGATCATCGCTTACTTCTAAGTGTTAAACATACCGAAAAATCATGGTATCTTTCCTGATTGCATATGCACAGCTTCGTAAAAAAAGCTAGGTACTAATCATATCCAAACTAAAGGCTTGGAAACATATCTATCAATAAATTAGATTCCAAACCAAAAATACACTTGGTAGACATCAATCAAAATAAAGCAGAGTAGCAGAAATAGCAACCAAATAGAAATAACAGGGAAAAAGATCGAGCAACCGGAAAGGTCACAACCTAGATAAAAATAGTCACAAACAACCGTGTTCAACGCAAAGGccagaaacagaaaaagatTAATGACTTAACCGATATCTTCAAAGAACAAATATTATCATAAGGATAACCTCATGAGTTCCGTCATTACAAATTCaaggttatatttttttgacgtaaaccaaagtaaaaatatcaatagcTAGGACTCATAACTTTAATGGCTGTCAGTAGTActatattgaaaataaacatatacatCTTTTTCCTAGAGGAGCATAATCTCTTGTTATTTATAGAATAATCCAAACCAGAGCAACTAAAAGGAAATGTCTAGTGATTACCAGATAAGTATGTGCACCAGTATGATCAAATATGTGCACCAGTATGATCAAAGGGATTGATCAATTCGATTTCTCAACACTAAAATCTCAACACTAAAACATTACTTTACTATTACTTAGTAGTATATTGTGACCAGAGCTATTGATTATCATATAAGCATTACTTAAAATACTTGAACCAGCTTGCGCCACGTGGATGCTCTCTTCGCCCAAGAACTTGCACTGAATTCGTATATAGAGATTGTCCTATGTGTATGGTCCtgcttagatttatctatggataaataaatatatttaatagatgtgttcagatttattagcatccatataaatttaaaaatatcttataatattaaacgAAGGTAAGACATTAGATAGACTCTGTAACTTCAGTAGAATGATGAGGGAATTGGCCTAGGGGTACAGAACCAGCCAAAAGAGCCCTGCTTGGTTCTTTGGAATTAGAGTTATTTTCAACCAAAATGCCAGAAATATAGTAGTTTACAGGAAACGCATCACAGAAGCAGAGGGAACAATGCACAACACAGAAACAGTAAATGACATAAAATGCATGGTTATGGACTTATGGCGGGTGATTTTGTTTGCTCTTCTATTTAAAATGCTTACAAAAATAGGTTTAAAGTCCAGAGATTACTGGTCTGATCAAATCAATAACGGCATCGCCTGCAGTGATTCAGTTTATTGCCATCTGGATGGACAAAATGTGTGCTATCATGGGAAATAGGGATACTGAAGCTCAGACGCGGACACCGTATTCAGATATTTTGTTGATCCTTTCTTCTAGGACATATCTCTGGCCTTTCAAATCAGAGGCCATGGAAGCCACCTGAAAAATGAAGAGCATGACTATGTCTGAAAGCAACTTTCATTAGATGGTGGAATACAATATACATAAAGCCATCGAACTTGCCTCTGCTCGCAGTTCAAGAGATTGTCTGGTTGGAATTGTCCGGAGTCGATCCATCAAACCTGGGCCAATAAGAATAAGCGAACATGTAAACAATCACAGGATATGAAGCctctttttatgaaaatacatCTTCTCAAATTATTAAGAAGCAGTATGATCAATGGGACAATGGATTTTTGAGGAAGGAACTCAATACCTGTAGCAGTGGATTCAGCCTTGTAAATGGAACTAATAAGAGATCGAATCTGCTTACCAGTAGACCTAGAAAAAACACAAGCATGATATTATCAAAAACACCAGTAAGAAAATGTGACATTATTCAAGAAAACAATAGAAGagatataaaagcaaatgccAGCCCAAACTGTACGCATAATTTGCATATTACCTGAAATCAGTTTGACCGCGCTGCAAATCACTTTCACCAATGGCTATTTTGTCTAGGGTGTATTTTGAATCCTTTTTCAACTGTTTGATAGATGTCTTGTACTCCATCATACTTTGCTCAGCATCATTCAGTAAATCCTATTAAAAACATTTGGTGAGAATTTCAGGTACATTCGTCGAAGAGCTTGTCTGCATTGGATATTAACCTTGCTGAGCAAAGTTGTTTAttgacattaaaaaaatcagaatcaTGACAGCGAACTTCGAAGTATTTACTAGCTCAATCACAGAAATAGGACTTGAATACTTGGAGGAATCATTGTTACATGCTGTGACATCATAACTATAAGCATATACTAGAAACTATGAAAATTAAGCACAATAATATGTATGTTCAAGATCATCAGGTGAAAGCCTAGTACCTAGCATAACCACATATTGTAAGAACTATACCTTCTCAGTTTTGAAACGGCCCAGAGTATTGCGGTATAAAAATCTCCGAGGACCTGACGAAATTTATTAACATTTGAGGCAAAAGTTAGCATTTAACCTGCTTCATAAGAAGCAAAAACACAGCACTGTCTCAGTAGAAGAAGAAATGGTGGCTTCTGTGGCCAactaataaaacatatttaacagCAAATAAAAGGTGAACAGGAGCTCTATTACAAGGGTGCATACACTGTACTTCACATAAATGACTAGGTGATTCTAATTAAGTTAGCCCAACATCCATGGTAACAAGCATCCAACCCAAACCTGCAACCCAACTGTTCATCTGCAATATTCAGTCccttttaatttgtttctctTGGCATTCCTAGATCATTGGAAATGTGGCAAGGCACAATGCAGAGTAGAATGGCCACTATTGCCAAATGGAGGGTACCTTTGTAGTCAATCATGCACAACTTTGCCAAAAATCCATTATTCACAAGTAAAATCAAAGGCACCTTTTGCAGATCTTTATTATTGGCATTAGCCTACAAAAATGTCTATTAAGTAATTTTCATTTACCAATGCCACATACAACAGCAAAGCATCAAACCAAAGACGAGGACTAGCTACCAGATACACCCCACTGGGCTTAATATGGGTTTGGATCAGTCACTTCTAATATCAAGTCACACAAGAAGCAACTCAAATTGACAATTCATGTCCAAATGTCATCTCACATGAGTTATGAAATGTGACTTCCATATTGCGTGAATGATGTCTATACTAGTACATTTCACTCAACACAAGTTGATAATGAATGGCTACTCTTTTTCTACAGAAATTGCTACAACAGAACTTGCGTGCCTCCATAGCGAACACCCTACACTCCTGGTTCATGTAATATTTGGATCGCTGtagaataaaacataatatattcAACATTCATCCTAACTAGGATGAATCTTCACCAAGTTTATAATGCTTGAAATTCGTATCTAGTAATACTACATACATGAACAGCATTCCCTCAGTTCATAATATTTCCTCAACAATCTCTTCGCCAAAGGTGCAGAAAATCTAGGTGCTACTTAATGAAATTGAACCATGTTACCTATATTAAATGACATATATCAATCATTCAATACCTTTCACATTCTTACTAGCAAGGGTAGGAACAAAAAATTCGAAAACTACATTTGATATTACTAAGAGGGTATTCACAACAATCTGGAAATAATATTGCAAAAGGCAGTGTGTATCTATATTCTCTGGTCAACATCATTCCCCGATAATGTATTTGTGGGCATAAAGATATATTAGGTGTAACCAAGCCAGTTCCAAAAAATCTAAAGCGATAAGCCTTGTGTTCTGTGGGCAGATCAAACCTTCAGGTTTCATGATTTTGCAAACTACATGTTCTTATACTTCTTAATTCCAATCAAATCAGTTACCCTACATCTATCTGTCTGCTATCTAGGCTCATAGGATAACCTCACATTTAATAAACGTGATGAGAAGGCACCCAGTTAGAGCACATAAATACATCTGCAACATGTCAAGAATAAAAGTACAAATATGCAATTAATCTATTGTGAGTAACAGAGATGATTCCATTCCTCAATACAGGCACAACAAACCAAAAGCAGCAAGCTTCCAGGATAACACCAGAAATGTACCTCTCAATAAGATGAATCCTGCCACAGTGGCACACCCAATTGCCTCTGCCTGGTGCTCGTTCACAAGAACCAGTGCATCCGAAACAGTTCCTACAATGGAAATTAAACCAGGTACTGATTGTTGGACCATCAAAATCCAACATATGCACAAAGGGGAAAATAACTATCACCTTTAGCCATATGCACAAATGCATCCTCGTAAGCTTTGTACTGTGACCACAGCCCTGGTGTAAGGCTCTACGGATGCAAGCTTAAAGAGAGTGAGCACAataatataaatcataaatatataggCAGGTCAGGAGCAAATGCAAATATCTTCTTCCTTAATCCAATCGAACAAAATGTTGCAAGCAACAATAATGCAGCTTCGCAAACATCTTGCACAACGCAAATGCTAGAAAAATTCTGGTAATATAAAGCATGTACCAATACTACCTCCCAAGTACCAAGAAATGGAACAGGAAAACCCTATTAACTTTCAATTGACACCTAAACGCACAAAATCACTAATTAGACCGAACTCGTAATGTTAGCGGCAGATCAGTTCGGCCAAATTACGTGATCCCGCGCAGCGGGACACCGCATCTGAGGTAAATACAGGTGCCCAGGAACACGAATCCGTCTGGGATTGAGGGGAAAGAACACCGGAATTTTGGATAGGATTACGAGGAGGGAATGGACCTGGAGCTTCCGAAGAGGCCacggggaggtggaggcggcttCCTCTCCCTGCGCCGGCCCGCGGCTGGCATCCGGCGACGCCATCGactaggcggcggcgggtgctgCTTCTCCGGGCGACCGATacggtgggggggggggggggcactCGCGGCGGATCTCTCGGGCTCTCCTCTTCGCCGCCCGAAGCTGAGGGACTCGAGCCGTGGCGTCCTCCGACTTCTTTGGCCCAAGTATAGGGTTCATGTGTAGCATTCTAGCCCATGAACGAAATGGTCTTGGGCCCTCCATGAGAATTTGTTTACTAATGATGGCTTTATCACTTGATTCTGTTTCAAATAGATGCCGTTTAATAATAGTTAGGTACTTGAATTTGGAAttggattttataaatttggatCCACAAACATGTCGAAATGAAAGATATTGATTGGCACCTAGCCCCTTGCGATGGAGGCTAAATCAATTTCTGA from Oryza brachyantha chromosome 3, ObraRS2, whole genome shotgun sequence carries:
- the LOC102714271 gene encoding RGS1-HXK1-interacting protein 1, with product MASPDASRGPAQGEEAASTSPWPLRKLQSLTPGLWSQYKAYEDAFVHMAKGTVSDALVLVNEHQAEAIGCATVAGFILLRGPRRFLYRNTLGRFKTEKDLLNDAEQSMMEYKTSIKQLKKDSKYTLDKIAIGESDLQRGQTDFRSTGKQIRSLISSIYKAESTATGLMDRLRTIPTRQSLELRAEVASMASDLKGQRYVLEERINKISEYGVRV